The window TCGTACAGCGTTTGCGGAGAAAACTCCGATAAACTTGGCTTGCGCGAGGCAGCCGAAACCAATGCAGGCTCAATCTCGATTTGACTCATGCGATACCCATCCATCCGCCGTCGTTAGTACAAATCCCTGCGCGAGTTCCTTCCTCGCGACCGAAATCGACCTGGATTATATCGGCAAGCGCGAGAGCTTGCGACCCCTTTTGGCGCGTGAGAAGTTCGTTACAAATGGTCGAAAGCAAGCGCGGAGAGGAGCCCGGGGGAAGGGAAGGTGTGGCACGGAGATGCTCTTACTCCCATTTTCCCTTTCTCCGCGACTCCCGCGATCCCTGCTTGGGTGCTTTGATCGAAATCGCTACTTCGCTGCCGGCAGCACCTCTTGGATCGGCTCGCCCGATCGCGGTACGTCGCGATGGTAATCTTCGCCGAGGAACGCGGCCAGCGTCGCGGCGATTTGGCTTTGGGTGACGCGGTCGCAGTTTTTTCGCTCGCCCAGCGGGGGCGTGTCGGGGCCAAGGAAAGCCATCCACATATCTTCGGCGCCCTCGATCGCTTGGCCGTGATTTTTCCAGTCGGTGCGGCCCGACCCGCGGCCGTGGTCGGTGGTGATGATGAGCGTCGTCTTGTCGCGGTATTGTTCGATCGATTGTAGCTGGTCCCACAATCGGGCAATGTAACGATCGACGGCGTGGGCCGAGGCCAGCAAATGATCATAGCGCCCGGCATGGCCCCAATGGTCGGTTTCGCCGAAGCCGACATACAACACCCGTGGACGATGCCGCAAGGCATGTTCGCGCGCGGCTTGGAACAGAATTGAATCTAGCAATTCTCCATCGACCGGCCGGGTCGTGTCGGCGATGAGTTCATTGAGCATCTCTTGTTTGGCGGTCGGTTCCTTGTCCGGCACCGCTTCCCAGCCGCTCATCACTGGGAATTTGCAGCGTGGCCGGTTCATGATCCAAGGAATCACGTCCCATGCGGCAAAGGCGGCCACGCTGCCCGCAAACGCCGGCTTGCAGTGCAACCATTCCAGGACCGTCACATTTTCGTTGGGTTTTTTATCGTTGCTGGTGATCGCCGGATCGGCATAG is drawn from Pirellulales bacterium and contains these coding sequences:
- a CDS encoding alkaline phosphatase family protein codes for the protein MTFPKSLFARLLLVAVGLSSNWLPSSAAVAQGLKTKNILFITTDGLRWQEVFTGAEKALINKDVGGVQNVKATEAKYWRDTPEERRKALLPFVWTKIASQGQIYGNRLEGSSSQITNAMKFSYPGYNEILTGYADPAITSNDKKPNENVTVLEWLHCKPAFAGSVAAFAAWDVIPWIMNRPRCKFPVMSGWEAVPDKEPTAKQEMLNELIADTTRPVDGELLDSILFQAAREHALRHRPRVLYVGFGETDHWGHAGRYDHLLASAHAVDRYIARLWDQLQSIEQYRDKTTLIITTDHGRGSGRTDWKNHGQAIEGAEDMWMAFLGPDTPPLGERKNCDRVTQSQIAATLAAFLGEDYHRDVPRSGEPIQEVLPAAK